In the Gemmatimonadota bacterium genome, one interval contains:
- a CDS encoding CTP synthase has protein sequence MTTQVTPNQTTRYIFVTGGVVSSLGKGIAAASLGRLLVERGLRVSIMKFDPYLNVDPGTMSPFQHGEVFVTDDGAETDLDLGHYERFIDRSLSQLNNVTTGRIYLNVITKERRGEYLGSTVQVIPHISDEIKSHIKRLAPGNDVVIVEIGGTVGDIESQPFLEAIRQFRQEVGKQNAMFIHLTLVPYIAAAGEVKTKPTQHSVRELMEIGIQPDVLICRTERPLSEDVKRKIALFCNVEFGNVIESPDVPSIYQIPLEFSAQGLDERVMQRLNLQGREPDLTAWRAMVQRVVQPRDRVRIAVVGKYTQFVDSYKSVQESLIHGGIANDVGVDIAWTSSDLFTSPEKAREILQGFHGLLVPGGFGVRGVEGMVEAIRAARELKIPFFGICLGMQVAIIEFARNVLALADSHSSEFAPECAHPVIAMMEEQKHVTDMGGTMRLGAYPCRLARGTKAAEIYGVPEVSERHRHRYEVSNAYRDAFVEHGLKLSGLSPDGSLVEIVELADHPWFVGCQFHPELQSRPTRPHPLFAAFVAASAARHRAEGAS, from the coding sequence ATGACGACTCAAGTCACGCCCAACCAGACCACGCGCTACATCTTTGTCACCGGCGGCGTCGTCTCCTCGCTCGGCAAGGGCATCGCGGCGGCATCGTTAGGCCGGCTCCTCGTGGAGCGCGGCCTGCGTGTCTCGATCATGAAGTTCGACCCGTACCTCAACGTCGATCCCGGGACGATGTCGCCGTTCCAGCACGGCGAGGTCTTCGTCACGGACGACGGCGCAGAGACGGACCTCGACCTGGGCCACTACGAGCGCTTCATCGACCGCTCGCTGTCGCAGCTCAACAACGTGACCACCGGGCGCATCTACCTCAACGTGATCACGAAGGAGCGCCGCGGCGAATACCTCGGCTCCACCGTCCAGGTCATCCCGCACATCTCGGACGAGATCAAGTCGCACATCAAGCGCCTCGCGCCGGGCAACGACGTGGTGATCGTGGAGATCGGCGGCACGGTCGGCGACATCGAGTCGCAACCGTTCCTCGAGGCCATCCGCCAGTTCCGGCAGGAGGTGGGCAAGCAGAACGCGATGTTCATCCACCTCACGCTCGTCCCCTACATCGCGGCAGCTGGCGAGGTCAAGACCAAGCCCACGCAGCACTCCGTGCGCGAGCTCATGGAGATCGGCATCCAGCCCGACGTCCTCATCTGCCGCACCGAGCGCCCGCTCTCCGAGGACGTCAAGCGCAAGATCGCCCTCTTCTGCAACGTCGAGTTCGGCAACGTCATCGAGAGCCCCGACGTCCCGTCGATCTACCAGATCCCCCTCGAATTCTCGGCGCAGGGGCTCGACGAGCGGGTGATGCAGCGCCTCAACCTGCAGGGGCGCGAACCCGACCTCACCGCATGGCGCGCCATGGTGCAGCGCGTGGTGCAGCCGCGCGACCGCGTGCGTATCGCCGTCGTCGGCAAGTACACGCAGTTCGTCGACAGCTACAAGAGCGTGCAGGAATCGCTCATACACGGTGGGATCGCCAATGACGTCGGCGTCGACATCGCCTGGACGTCGAGCGACCTGTTCACGAGTCCCGAGAAGGCGCGCGAGATCCTGCAGGGCTTCCACGGCCTGCTCGTCCCCGGCGGCTTCGGGGTGCGCGGCGTCGAGGGGATGGTGGAGGCGATTCGTGCGGCCCGCGAGCTGAAGATCCCGTTCTTCGGCATCTGCCTCGGCATGCAGGTCGCCATCATCGAGTTCGCGCGCAACGTCCTGGCGCTCGCCGACTCGCATTCCAGCGAGTTCGCGCCGGAGTGTGCGCACCCTGTGATTGCGATGATGGAAGAGCAGAAGCACGTGACCGACATGGGGGGGACGATGCGGCTCGGCGCCTATCCCTGCCGGCTGGCGCGCGGCACCAAGGCCGCCGAGATCTACGGCGTCCCCGAGGTGAGCGAGCGGCATCGCCATCGCTACGAGGTGTCGAATGCCTATCGCGACGCCTTCGTCGAGCACGGCCTCAAGCTGAGCGGATTGTCACCCGACGGCTCGCTCGTCGAGATCGTGGAACTCGCCGACCATCCGTGGTTTGTCGGCTGCCAGTTCCACCCGGAACTGCAGTCGCGCCCCACGCGCCCCCATCCCCTCTTTGCCGCGTTTGTCGCGGCGTCGGCTGCGCGGCATCGCGCGGAGGGCGCGTCGTGA
- the lptC gene encoding LPS export ABC transporter periplasmic protein LptC, whose protein sequence is MHRAFGLALVAVLAAACQQTSSPPVAKRSVVPDSADQVMYGVRFFLTDGGLRRAELVSDTAFMYDENTRTELRVVNTTFYKVSGEKDAVLTSRTGSYNIRLGSMEARGNVVVVSTDGRKLESPHLRYDPSRNEIASDSAFTITESGGRVTQGIGFIGDPDLNNVRVLRSTRSRGSALTIPKS, encoded by the coding sequence ATGCACCGCGCTTTTGGCCTCGCCCTTGTCGCGGTCCTGGCGGCCGCCTGCCAGCAGACCAGCTCCCCGCCGGTCGCCAAGCGCAGCGTCGTCCCTGACTCCGCCGACCAGGTGATGTACGGCGTGCGCTTCTTCCTGACCGACGGCGGGCTGCGCCGAGCGGAGCTCGTCTCCGACACGGCGTTCATGTACGACGAGAACACGCGCACCGAACTGCGGGTCGTCAACACCACCTTCTACAAGGTGAGTGGCGAGAAGGACGCCGTCCTCACCTCGCGCACCGGCAGCTACAATATCCGCCTGGGAAGCATGGAGGCGCGCGGCAACGTCGTGGTCGTCTCCACCGACGGACGCAAGCTCGAGTCGCCGCATCTGCGCTACGATCCCAGTCGCAACGAGATCGCCAGCGACTCCGCCTTCACCATCACCGAGTCCGGCGGGCGCGTGACGCAGGGGATCGGCTTCATCGGCGACCCGGACCTCAACAACGTCCGCGTCCTCCGCTCCACGCGCTCGCGCGGGAGCGCGCTCACCATCCCGAAGTCGTGA
- a CDS encoding HAD hydrolase family protein, which yields MIGFGAHADAPLTPAGVPYLSPDDARRVRFVGLDVDGVLTDGGIYLGDVGGTRFETKRYDIQDGLGIKMLQKAGIIVAIITGRVSDSVALRAAELGVDDLVQDEHARKLPALRRLIAARGIELSQVAFVGDDLPDLGVMRVVGLPVVVANGTDEVFRASRLRLSRSGGQGAVREFAELLLKARGEWDGLVESYVASREQEHPA from the coding sequence ATGATCGGCTTTGGCGCGCACGCCGACGCCCCGCTCACGCCGGCCGGTGTCCCGTACCTCAGTCCGGACGACGCCAGGCGCGTGCGGTTCGTCGGACTCGACGTCGATGGCGTCCTCACGGACGGCGGGATCTACCTCGGCGACGTGGGCGGGACGCGCTTCGAGACCAAGCGCTACGACATCCAGGATGGCCTGGGCATCAAGATGCTGCAGAAGGCCGGGATCATCGTCGCCATCATCACCGGACGCGTCTCCGACAGCGTCGCCCTCCGGGCGGCCGAGCTGGGCGTCGACGACCTCGTGCAGGACGAGCACGCGCGAAAGCTCCCCGCCTTGCGGCGCCTCATCGCGGCCCGCGGCATCGAACTGTCGCAGGTGGCCTTCGTCGGCGACGATCTCCCCGACCTCGGCGTCATGCGCGTCGTGGGGCTGCCGGTCGTCGTGGCGAACGGCACGGACGAGGTCTTCCGTGCGTCCAGGTTGCGGCTGTCGAGAAGCGGAGGGCAGGGGGCCGTGCGGGAGTTCGCCGAGCTGCTCCTGAAGGCGCGCGGAGAGTGGGACGGATTGGTGGAGTCGTACGTCGCGTCGCGCGAGCAGGAGCACCCGGCATGA
- a CDS encoding KpsF/GutQ family sugar-phosphate isomerase: MTGAEAIALGRRVIRLETEALAEVEQRLGDGFAHAVDLIATSAGRVIVAGVGKSGLIGRKIAATLTSTGTPATFLHPTEGLHGDLGMVTREDVAILLSKSGESEELLTLLAHLKRFGVRTIAITGNAESSLARECDAALDAWVREEACPHDLAPTTSTTAALALGDALAVVILERKGFRREDFARFHPGGSLGRKLLTRVRELMERERLPVLPPNATMRSAIVLLAERRGIVVVADAVGKLLGVFTAGDFARLMEREADPFGVPLERVMTRTPRTAQAEELGSAVVYRMEQFGIMAMPVTDETGSVVGVVHLHDLMRAGVA, from the coding sequence ATGACCGGTGCCGAAGCGATCGCCCTCGGGCGACGCGTCATTCGCCTCGAGACCGAGGCGCTGGCCGAGGTCGAGCAGCGGCTCGGCGACGGCTTCGCGCATGCGGTGGACCTCATCGCCACCTCCGCCGGACGCGTGATCGTCGCAGGCGTTGGCAAGTCGGGGCTCATCGGGCGGAAGATCGCGGCGACCCTGACCTCCACCGGGACTCCCGCGACCTTCCTGCATCCTACCGAGGGATTGCACGGCGACCTGGGGATGGTCACCCGGGAGGACGTCGCAATCCTGCTGTCGAAGAGCGGCGAGAGTGAGGAACTCCTCACGCTGTTGGCCCACCTCAAGCGCTTCGGCGTCCGCACCATCGCCATCACCGGCAACGCCGAGTCGTCGCTGGCGCGCGAGTGCGACGCGGCGCTCGACGCGTGGGTGCGCGAGGAAGCCTGCCCGCACGACCTCGCCCCCACCACCAGCACGACGGCGGCCCTGGCGTTAGGCGACGCCCTCGCGGTGGTCATCCTCGAGCGCAAGGGGTTCCGGCGCGAGGACTTCGCGCGCTTTCACCCCGGCGGGTCGCTGGGGCGCAAGCTCCTCACGCGCGTGCGCGAACTCATGGAGCGCGAGCGGCTTCCGGTCCTCCCGCCCAACGCCACCATGCGCTCGGCGATCGTCCTGCTCGCCGAGCGGCGGGGCATCGTGGTCGTCGCCGATGCGGTCGGGAAGCTGCTCGGAGTCTTCACCGCGGGGGACTTCGCTCGGCTGATGGAGCGCGAGGCCGATCCGTTCGGCGTCCCGCTCGAGCGCGTCATGACCCGCACCCCTCGCACCGCACAGGCCGAGGAACTTGGGAGCGCCGTGGTGTACCGCATGGAACAATTCGGCATCATGGCGATGCCGGTCACCGATGAGACGGGAAGCGTCGTGGGCGTCGTCCACCTGCATGACCTGATGCGCGCGGGGGTCGCCTGA
- the kdsA gene encoding 3-deoxy-8-phosphooctulonate synthase, which translates to MTTAAGFPTDRLFLIAGPCVLEDEALNLRVAEHLATLAPLVPGGIIFKASFDKANRSNPGAARGPGIEEGLAKLARVREVTGLPILTDVHLPEQCAAVGAVVDVLQIPAFLCRQTDLLVAAGATGRPVNIKKGQWMHPEGMKGAVRKVAGARPAASEPTASGVASPMSDIATTERGSFFGYGDLVVDMRSFSRMRAATGTPVIFDGTHSVQQPGKGEGGASGGLREFIPALTLAAIAAGADGLFLETHPDPDHAPSDGPNMLPLGTLEALIRRAVAVWEARR; encoded by the coding sequence GTGACGACGGCTGCCGGCTTCCCGACCGACCGCCTCTTCCTGATCGCGGGTCCCTGCGTCCTCGAGGACGAGGCGCTGAACCTTCGTGTGGCCGAGCACCTGGCCACGCTCGCGCCGCTCGTCCCGGGCGGCATCATCTTCAAGGCGTCGTTCGACAAGGCCAACCGCTCCAATCCGGGGGCCGCGCGCGGGCCCGGGATTGAAGAAGGGCTCGCCAAGCTCGCGCGCGTGCGCGAGGTCACCGGACTCCCCATCCTCACCGACGTGCACCTGCCGGAGCAGTGCGCAGCGGTCGGTGCGGTCGTCGACGTCCTGCAGATTCCCGCCTTCCTCTGTCGCCAGACCGACCTCCTGGTGGCCGCAGGTGCAACGGGACGCCCGGTGAACATCAAGAAGGGACAGTGGATGCACCCCGAGGGGATGAAGGGCGCCGTGCGCAAGGTCGCGGGGGCCCGCCCGGCGGCCAGTGAACCCACGGCCTCCGGCGTGGCGTCACCCATGTCGGACATCGCCACCACCGAGCGCGGCTCCTTCTTCGGCTACGGCGACCTCGTCGTCGATATGCGGAGCTTCAGCCGCATGCGGGCCGCCACGGGAACGCCAGTCATCTTTGATGGCACGCACAGCGTGCAGCAGCCGGGGAAAGGCGAGGGCGGCGCCAGCGGCGGACTGCGCGAGTTCATCCCCGCGCTGACCCTCGCGGCGATCGCGGCCGGCGCCGATGGGCTCTTCCTCGAGACACACCCCGATCCCGATCACGCGCCAAGCGATGGACCCAACATGCTCCCGTTAGGCACGCTCGAGGCGCTCATCCGCCGGGCGGTGGCCGTCTGGGAGGCCCGCCGATGA